In one window of Gloeocapsopsis sp. IPPAS B-1203 DNA:
- the ychF gene encoding redox-regulated ATPase YchF, whose protein sequence is MLRAGIVGLPNVGKSTLFNALVANAKAEAANFPFCTIEPNVGIVSVPDERLQVLGDISSSAQIVPARVEFVDIAGLVKGASQGEGLGNQFLSHIREVDAIAHVVRCFENDDIIHVAGSVDPKRDIEIINLELALADLAQIEKRIERTKKQARTSKDAQFEVTVLEKLSAALNEGKSVRQIDLTEEEAATIKGLGLLSGKPIIYAANVSEDDLATGNEYVEQVRQIASQENAQVVIVSAQVEAELVELPEEDKAEFLASLGVEEGGLKSLIRATYELLGLRTYFTSGPKETRAWTIHAGMSAPQAAGVIHSDFERGFIRAETVAYKDLVATGSMNAAKEKGLVRSEGKEYVVQEGDVMLFRFNV, encoded by the coding sequence ATGCTCAGAGCCGGAATAGTAGGGCTACCCAACGTTGGTAAATCGACTTTGTTTAATGCTTTGGTTGCCAATGCCAAAGCGGAAGCTGCTAATTTCCCTTTCTGTACGATTGAACCTAATGTTGGTATCGTTTCAGTACCAGATGAACGGTTACAAGTTCTGGGAGATATTTCATCTTCGGCACAAATCGTACCAGCGCGAGTTGAGTTTGTTGACATTGCTGGTTTAGTGAAAGGTGCAAGCCAAGGCGAAGGTTTAGGCAATCAGTTTCTTTCCCATATTCGTGAAGTTGATGCGATCGCTCATGTCGTCCGTTGTTTTGAAAACGACGATATTATTCACGTCGCAGGTTCAGTTGATCCTAAACGAGATATTGAAATTATTAATTTAGAACTTGCGTTAGCAGATTTGGCTCAAATAGAAAAACGTATTGAACGCACAAAAAAGCAAGCGCGTACAAGTAAAGACGCTCAATTTGAAGTTACCGTTTTAGAAAAACTAAGTGCTGCATTGAACGAAGGCAAATCTGTACGTCAAATTGATTTAACTGAAGAAGAAGCCGCAACAATTAAAGGACTTGGATTACTTAGCGGTAAACCAATTATTTATGCTGCAAATGTCTCGGAAGATGACTTAGCAACAGGTAACGAATATGTCGAGCAAGTGCGGCAAATTGCTTCCCAAGAGAATGCTCAAGTTGTGATTGTGTCTGCCCAAGTTGAAGCTGAATTAGTAGAATTACCTGAAGAAGATAAAGCTGAGTTTCTCGCATCGTTAGGAGTCGAAGAAGGCGGATTAAAATCACTTATTCGCGCAACTTATGAACTTTTAGGATTGCGCACATATTTTACTTCAGGACCTAAAGAAACTCGCGCTTGGACAATTCATGCGGGTATGTCAGCGCCCCAAGCCGCAGGTGTCATTCACTCTGATTTTGAACGCGGATTTATTCGGGCAGAAACAGTTGCTTACAAAGATTTAGTCGCGACTGGATCGATGAATGCAGCAAAAGAAAAAGGCTTAGTTCGGAGTGAAGGAAAAGAGTATGTTGTCCAAGAAGGCGACGTGATGCTATTTCGATTTAATGTGTAA